A genomic window from Microvirga sp. TS319 includes:
- a CDS encoding outer membrane protein: MKKILLASVALFGFAGAASAADLPVRAAPPAPIVAAVPIFTWTGFYVGVNAGVGFNNGDDDLVFGGDTIFADSDNDASFVGGGQVGYNYQMGSFVVGVEGDLQWADFGSTTYDFTGLGGGLITRDSGDWFGTVRARAGVAFDRALIYATGGWAFADNRNGWTVGGGIEYAITNNLSAKLEGLYVNLNSDDFTVPGVGTVSTGDTDFGVVRAGLNYRFGTY; the protein is encoded by the coding sequence ATGAAGAAGATTCTTCTCGCTAGCGTCGCTCTCTTCGGCTTCGCCGGTGCTGCCTCGGCTGCGGACCTTCCCGTGCGCGCCGCTCCTCCGGCTCCGATCGTGGCTGCCGTTCCGATCTTCACCTGGACCGGTTTCTACGTCGGTGTGAACGCCGGCGTCGGCTTCAACAACGGCGATGACGATCTCGTGTTCGGCGGCGACACCATCTTCGCCGACAGCGACAACGACGCGAGCTTCGTGGGCGGCGGTCAGGTCGGCTACAACTACCAGATGGGCTCCTTCGTGGTCGGCGTGGAAGGCGACCTGCAGTGGGCCGATTTCGGCAGCACCACCTATGACTTCACCGGTCTTGGCGGCGGCCTGATCACCCGTGATTCGGGCGACTGGTTCGGCACGGTTCGTGCTCGCGCCGGTGTCGCGTTCGACCGCGCCCTGATCTACGCCACCGGCGGCTGGGCGTTCGCGGACAACCGCAACGGCTGGACGGTCGGCGGCGGCATCGAGTACGCCATCACCAACAACCTCTCGGCCAAGCTCGAAGGCCTGTACGTCAACCTCAACAGCGACGACTTCACGGTTCCGGGTGTTGGCACGGTCAGCACCGGCGACACCGATTTCGGTGTGGTTCGCGCCGGCCTGAACTACCGCTTCGGCACCTACTAA
- a CDS encoding extensin family protein: protein MAQRLVQPSAYMALSSKIDGPGVCGMDHPFKVAAFSNGEVGLKSKVTLACPIIPRIDTWLEEIVKPAAVMYFGVPVVDLKAGSYSCRPRNNQRGAKLSEHSFGNALDVMAFVLADGREIPVEKGWKGNPAEQDFLREAFVGACRYFTTVLAPGSDAYHYNHIHIDLARHDPRGDRRICKPIIKFTPRIDPERSRELLQSANAQGDLPSADLEQDMPEESATAGYGMEAPMGAPMAAPVVSAPVAPPAQRYSGASAPDVYTPPPPPGYGGYSPQQTYAPPRPMRPSAGQPLVLNGHASY from the coding sequence TTGGCGCAGCGTCTCGTGCAGCCCTCGGCCTATATGGCTCTGTCGTCCAAGATCGACGGGCCCGGCGTGTGCGGCATGGATCATCCCTTCAAGGTCGCCGCCTTCAGCAATGGCGAGGTCGGGCTGAAATCCAAGGTGACGCTCGCCTGTCCGATCATCCCCCGGATCGACACATGGCTCGAGGAGATCGTGAAGCCCGCGGCCGTCATGTATTTCGGAGTCCCGGTGGTCGACCTGAAGGCGGGCTCCTATTCGTGCCGTCCACGCAATAATCAGCGGGGGGCCAAGCTCTCCGAGCATTCCTTCGGCAATGCGCTCGACGTGATGGCCTTCGTCCTGGCCGACGGCCGCGAGATCCCCGTGGAGAAGGGCTGGAAGGGCAATCCCGCGGAGCAGGATTTCCTGCGCGAGGCCTTTGTGGGCGCCTGCCGCTATTTCACGACGGTCCTCGCTCCGGGATCCGACGCCTACCATTACAATCATATCCACATCGATCTGGCGCGGCACGACCCCCGCGGCGACCGTCGCATCTGCAAGCCGATCATCAAGTTCACGCCGCGAATCGATCCCGAGCGGAGCCGCGAGCTCCTCCAGAGCGCCAACGCTCAAGGCGACCTGCCGTCCGCGGACCTGGAGCAGGACATGCCGGAGGAGAGCGCGACTGCCGGTTACGGAATGGAAGCGCCGATGGGGGCCCCGATGGCCGCGCCGGTGGTCTCCGCTCCCGTGGCACCACCCGCGCAGCGCTATTCCGGCGCTTCCGCGCCGGATGTCTATACGCCCCCGCCGCCGCCCGGATATGGCGGATATTCGCCCCAGCAGACCTATGCGCCGCCTCGGCCGATGAGGCCTTCCGCAGGGCAGCCCCTGGTGCTGAACGGACACGCCTCCTACTAA
- the proC gene encoding pyrroline-5-carboxylate reductase, which translates to MSLHPERLPSSLILVGAGKMGGSMLEGWLEVGMNPSGVTVIDPRPSEEMTRLCAERSIALNPSDQPSAPDVLVLAVKPQMLETAAPALNGYLGPQTLIISILAGKTIGDLTGRLPAASAVVRAMPNLPASIGRGATGAAVNAQVSEKQRLMADALLSSNGIVEWLPSEDLIDAVTAVSGSGPAYVFHLVECLAEAGAAAGLPPDLAQRLARATVTGAGELLFRSDLPPATLRQNVTSPGGTTAAALEILMRDRDGLKDLMREAVAAAKRRAGDLAG; encoded by the coding sequence ATGTCCCTTCATCCCGAGCGCCTGCCTTCCTCCCTCATCCTCGTCGGTGCCGGCAAGATGGGGGGCTCTATGCTGGAGGGATGGCTCGAAGTCGGCATGAACCCCTCCGGCGTGACGGTCATCGATCCCCGCCCCTCGGAGGAGATGACCCGTCTGTGCGCCGAAAGGAGCATCGCGCTCAATCCGTCCGATCAGCCGTCCGCGCCTGACGTTCTCGTGCTCGCCGTCAAGCCGCAGATGCTGGAGACGGCCGCGCCCGCGCTGAACGGCTATCTCGGCCCGCAGACGCTCATCATCTCCATTCTCGCGGGCAAGACGATCGGCGACCTGACCGGCCGCCTTCCTGCTGCCTCCGCCGTGGTGCGCGCCATGCCGAACCTGCCCGCGAGCATCGGGCGCGGCGCGACGGGCGCTGCGGTCAATGCACAGGTGTCAGAAAAACAGCGTCTGATGGCCGACGCGCTGTTGTCGAGCAACGGGATCGTCGAATGGCTGCCGTCCGAGGATCTCATCGACGCGGTCACGGCCGTTTCCGGTTCGGGGCCGGCCTATGTCTTCCATCTCGTGGAGTGTCTGGCCGAAGCGGGAGCCGCGGCGGGCCTGCCTCCGGATCTGGCGCAGCGCCTGGCGCGCGCCACGGTGACCGGCGCGGGCGAGCTTCTGTTCCGGAGCGATCTGCCGCCTGCGACGCTGCGCCAGAACGTGACCTCGCCGGGCGGAACGACGGCGGCGGCCCTCGAGATCCTCATGCGCGATCGGGACGGCCTGAAAGACCTCATGCGCGAGGCCGTGGCTGCGGCCAAGCGCCGTGCCGGGGATCTCGCGGGCTGA
- the lgt gene encoding prolipoprotein diacylglyceryl transferase, protein MPLSFPHIDPVAFSIGPFAIRWYALAYVAGLLGGWFYAKRLAAKTELWTPLRQPKPTDIDDLIVWVALGVVLGGRTGYVLFYNLSAYLQNPLEALAVWHGGMSFHGGFLGAALALVLFARSRGLNALALLDMASVVTPIGLFFGRIANFINGELWGRPAPDFPYAIVFPHAGPLPRHPSQLYEAFGEGLVLFIIMAIAARRFGFRRPGLLGGIFVLGYAIARIVCEFFREPDAQLGFLFGASVEGLGGGITMGMLLSVPMALVGVIFIVMAARGTTRPAKTAEAA, encoded by the coding sequence ATGCCTCTGTCATTCCCTCATATCGACCCAGTCGCCTTCTCCATCGGTCCCTTCGCGATCCGCTGGTATGCGCTCGCCTATGTGGCCGGCCTCCTGGGCGGCTGGTTCTACGCCAAGCGGCTCGCGGCGAAGACGGAGCTCTGGACCCCGCTGCGCCAGCCGAAACCCACCGACATCGACGACCTCATCGTCTGGGTCGCACTCGGCGTCGTCTTGGGCGGACGCACGGGCTATGTCCTGTTCTATAATCTGAGCGCCTATCTCCAGAACCCGCTCGAGGCGCTTGCCGTCTGGCACGGGGGCATGTCGTTCCATGGCGGCTTTCTCGGCGCGGCGCTGGCCCTCGTCCTCTTCGCGCGCTCGCGCGGCCTCAACGCGCTCGCGCTGCTCGACATGGCGTCCGTGGTCACTCCCATCGGCCTGTTCTTCGGGCGCATCGCCAATTTCATCAACGGAGAATTGTGGGGCCGTCCCGCGCCCGATTTTCCCTACGCCATCGTGTTTCCCCATGCAGGGCCCCTGCCCCGGCATCCGAGCCAGCTCTACGAGGCCTTCGGGGAGGGACTGGTGCTGTTCATCATCATGGCGATCGCCGCGCGCCGGTTCGGCTTCCGGCGTCCCGGCCTTCTCGGGGGAATCTTCGTGCTGGGCTATGCGATCGCCCGTATCGTCTGCGAGTTCTTCCGCGAGCCGGATGCGCAGCTCGGGTTCCTGTTCGGCGCCTCGGTGGAGGGCCTCGGAGGCGGAATCACCATGGGCATGCTGCTCTCAGTGCCGATGGCGCTCGTCGGGGTGATCTTCATCGTCATGGCCGCGCGCGGCACCACGCGCCCGGCGAAGACCGCCGAGGCCGCATGA
- a CDS encoding 23S rRNA (adenine(2030)-N(6))-methyltransferase RlmJ, whose amino-acid sequence MNYRHAFHAGNFADVMKHALLVRILVYLQRKETPLRVIDTHAGIGLYDLMGDEAERTGEWVDGVGRLDEPFAPDVEEILAPYRNVMADVRARHGETIYPGSPGIVRELLRRQDRGVFVELHPADHAALSAAFNAVSNLKAMHLDGWTALHALIPPKEKRGLVLIDPPYEKTGELERLGTELLGALRKWPTGVYVGWYPIKSVAPVDAVAARLHEESPRPGLRLELYVDDPLDPSRLNGSGLFVLNPPWSLKREAELLLPALAERLSRSGYGAYRCEAFGPPA is encoded by the coding sequence ATGAATTACCGTCATGCCTTCCACGCCGGCAACTTCGCCGACGTCATGAAACACGCTCTCCTGGTGCGGATCCTCGTCTATCTGCAGCGCAAGGAGACCCCGTTGCGCGTCATCGACACCCACGCCGGAATCGGGCTCTACGACCTGATGGGGGACGAGGCCGAGCGAACGGGCGAGTGGGTCGACGGTGTGGGCCGTCTCGACGAACCCTTCGCTCCGGACGTCGAGGAGATCCTCGCGCCCTATCGCAACGTGATGGCGGATGTGCGCGCCCGGCACGGTGAGACCATCTATCCCGGCTCGCCCGGCATCGTGCGCGAGCTTCTGCGGCGGCAGGATCGGGGCGTGTTCGTCGAGCTGCATCCGGCCGACCATGCGGCGCTGAGTGCGGCTTTCAATGCGGTGTCGAACCTCAAGGCGATGCATCTCGACGGCTGGACGGCGCTCCACGCCCTGATTCCGCCCAAGGAGAAGCGCGGACTCGTGCTGATCGACCCGCCTTATGAGAAAACCGGAGAGCTGGAACGGCTGGGCACGGAGCTGCTGGGGGCGCTCAGGAAATGGCCGACCGGCGTCTATGTGGGCTGGTATCCCATCAAGAGCGTGGCTCCCGTCGATGCGGTGGCGGCGCGCCTGCACGAGGAGAGCCCGCGCCCAGGCCTTCGCCTGGAGCTCTACGTGGACGATCCGTTGGATCCCTCGCGCCTCAACGGCAGCGGGCTGTTCGTGCTCAATCCACCCTGGTCGCTGAAACGTGAGGCCGAGCTGCTGCTGCCCGCGCTTGCGGAGCGTCTTTCACGGAGCGGCTACGGCGCCTATCGGTGCGAAGCCTTCGGGCCTCCTGCATAA
- the pgeF gene encoding peptidoglycan editing factor PgeF: MFIQAPALASLPRIRHAFFTREGGVSEGIYASLNGGIGSSDEPARVKENRRRMAQTLAVPPEALISVHQVHSPDAVLVEAPWGSERPKADAMVTAEPGLALAITTADCGPVLFADAQGGVIGAAHSGWRGAVTGVLESTLQAMERLGAERRRIVAVLGPTISQAAYEVGPEFVQRFAEEAPGHDGYFRPGEKAGHAMFDLPGFIGARLKAAGIGTFVDLRLCTYSDEARFFSYRRTTHRREPDYGRLISAIALTP; encoded by the coding sequence ATGTTCATCCAAGCCCCCGCCCTCGCCTCCCTCCCCCGGATCCGCCATGCCTTCTTCACGCGCGAGGGCGGCGTCTCGGAGGGGATCTATGCTTCGCTCAACGGGGGCATCGGCTCCTCGGACGAGCCCGCCCGGGTGAAGGAAAACCGCCGCCGGATGGCGCAGACTTTGGCTGTGCCCCCGGAGGCGCTGATCAGCGTGCATCAGGTGCACTCGCCCGATGCGGTGCTGGTGGAAGCTCCCTGGGGCTCCGAGCGCCCGAAGGCCGACGCCATGGTCACAGCGGAGCCGGGCCTAGCCCTTGCCATCACCACGGCGGATTGCGGCCCGGTGCTGTTTGCGGACGCGCAGGGCGGCGTGATCGGAGCCGCCCATTCGGGCTGGCGCGGCGCTGTCACGGGCGTTCTCGAATCCACGCTCCAGGCGATGGAGCGCCTGGGAGCGGAGCGCCGGCGCATCGTCGCCGTGCTCGGTCCCACGATCAGCCAGGCGGCCTATGAGGTGGGGCCGGAATTCGTGCAGCGCTTCGCCGAAGAAGCGCCCGGGCACGACGGCTACTTCCGTCCCGGCGAGAAGGCGGGCCACGCCATGTTCGACCTGCCGGGCTTCATCGGCGCGCGCCTGAAGGCGGCGGGCATCGGCACCTTCGTCGATCTCAGGCTCTGCACCTATTCCGACGAGGCGAGGTTCTTCAGCTACCGCCGCACCACCCATCGCAGGGAGCCCGATTACGGCCGCTTGATCTCGGCGATCGCGCTCACTCCCTGA
- a CDS encoding SDR family oxidoreductase, translating to MIKTALVTGGAMRIGRSIVERLAREGFEVAIHCRRSTDVAEEIASMIAAAGGRAVVVQGDLADASVVERLVDEAVLRLGRPLTLLVNNASEFEPDEVETLSPERWDRHFAVNLRAPAFLARDFARQLPTDREGSIVNIVDQRVWKLTPQFFSYTLTKAALFTATRTMAQALAPRIRVNAVGPGPTLANERQGDEDFGKQSRAVLLGHGGTPDEIAEAVIYLAQARSVTGQMIAVDGGQHLAWETPDVAGIRE from the coding sequence ATGATTAAGACTGCGCTCGTGACCGGGGGAGCCATGAGAATCGGCCGGAGCATCGTGGAGCGCCTCGCACGCGAGGGATTCGAGGTCGCGATCCACTGCCGCCGTTCGACGGACGTGGCGGAAGAGATCGCCTCGATGATCGCAGCGGCGGGCGGACGCGCCGTCGTCGTTCAGGGCGACCTCGCCGATGCGTCGGTGGTCGAACGCCTGGTGGATGAAGCCGTCTTGCGCCTGGGTCGTCCGCTGACGCTGCTCGTCAACAATGCGTCCGAATTCGAGCCGGACGAGGTCGAGACTCTCTCTCCGGAGCGGTGGGACCGGCATTTCGCCGTGAACCTGCGGGCTCCGGCCTTTCTCGCGCGCGACTTCGCACGGCAACTGCCAACCGACCGGGAGGGCTCCATCGTCAACATCGTGGACCAGCGGGTCTGGAAGCTCACGCCGCAATTCTTCTCGTACACCCTCACCAAAGCCGCTCTCTTCACGGCCACCCGGACCATGGCGCAGGCGCTTGCACCCCGCATCCGCGTGAACGCGGTCGGCCCCGGTCCCACTCTGGCGAACGAGCGCCAGGGCGACGAGGATTTCGGAAAGCAGTCCCGCGCCGTGCTTCTCGGACATGGCGGCACTCCGGACGAGATCGCGGAGGCCGTGATCTATCTCGCGCAAGCGCGCAGCGTCACGGGACAGATGATCGCCGTCGATGGCGGCCAGCATCTTGCCTGGGAAACGCCGGACGTGGCGGGGATCAGGGAGTGA
- a CDS encoding accessory factor UbiK family protein — MTQSSNRIFDELARLATDAAGAAQGVRREVETVVRSQFERLIKDMDVATREEVEVLREMVLAARAENERLEARLKALEDKLAQSGEAATPAS; from the coding sequence ATGACTCAATCCTCGAACCGGATCTTCGACGAACTCGCCCGCCTGGCCACGGATGCCGCAGGCGCCGCCCAGGGCGTCAGGCGCGAGGTCGAAACCGTGGTCCGCAGCCAATTCGAGCGCCTGATCAAGGACATGGACGTCGCTACCCGCGAAGAGGTCGAGGTGCTGCGTGAGATGGTGCTGGCCGCCCGCGCCGAGAACGAACGCCTCGAGGCCCGCCTGAAGGCGCTGGAGGACAAGCTCGCGCAATCCGGCGAGGCCGCCACCCCCGCCTCCTAG
- a CDS encoding class I SAM-dependent methyltransferase — protein sequence MRALGDHVRAMIAHEGPITVERYISLCLSHYYATRDPLGAAGDFTTAPEISQMFGELIGLWMLEVWNAMGRPAPVHLVELGPGRGTLMADLLRATKLLPDFGAAVEVHLVETSPVLRQRQQATLASSGPPVQWHARLEDVPEGPMLLVANEFFDALPVRQFLATERGWCERLVGLDGDRLIFGLRGEADEALGRPLRIGDVLEWPVASLEVMHELSRRLARDTGAILAIDYGYWGPAFGDTLQALKKHTPVDPLQDPGGADLTTHVDFQRLAQVASTLGLRVHGLGTQRDFLLALGVEARAASLKKRASPAQSAEIDAALARLTERGDKGMGDLFKVLAVTHKDLEAVPGLPPRPLAP from the coding sequence ATGAGGGCCCTCGGCGACCATGTGCGCGCGATGATCGCCCACGAGGGGCCGATCACGGTCGAGCGCTACATAAGCCTCTGCCTGAGCCATTATTACGCGACGCGGGATCCCCTGGGGGCGGCCGGCGACTTCACCACCGCGCCCGAAATCAGCCAGATGTTCGGAGAGCTGATCGGCCTCTGGATGCTGGAAGTCTGGAACGCCATGGGCCGCCCCGCCCCCGTTCACCTCGTGGAGCTGGGCCCTGGGCGCGGCACCCTGATGGCGGATCTCCTGCGCGCGACGAAGCTGCTTCCGGACTTCGGCGCTGCCGTCGAGGTGCATCTCGTGGAGACGAGTCCCGTCCTGCGGCAACGGCAGCAGGCGACCCTGGCGTCCTCCGGACCTCCCGTTCAATGGCACGCGCGGCTGGAGGATGTGCCCGAAGGCCCGATGCTGCTCGTCGCCAACGAGTTCTTCGATGCCCTTCCCGTGCGCCAGTTTCTGGCTACGGAACGGGGCTGGTGCGAGCGCCTCGTCGGGCTCGACGGCGACCGGCTGATCTTCGGCCTGCGCGGAGAGGCCGACGAAGCGCTCGGCAGGCCGCTGCGGATCGGGGACGTGCTCGAATGGCCCGTCGCGTCCCTCGAGGTCATGCACGAACTCTCCCGCAGGCTCGCGCGGGACACCGGCGCTATCCTGGCTATCGATTACGGTTATTGGGGCCCCGCCTTCGGCGACACGCTGCAGGCCCTGAAGAAGCACACTCCCGTCGACCCGCTCCAGGATCCGGGCGGCGCCGACCTGACGACCCATGTGGATTTTCAGCGCCTGGCACAGGTCGCCTCCACGTTGGGCCTTCGGGTTCACGGGCTCGGCACGCAGCGCGATTTCCTCCTCGCCCTCGGGGTCGAGGCGCGTGCCGCCTCCCTCAAGAAGCGCGCATCGCCGGCCCAATCGGCCGAAATCGATGCCGCGCTCGCGCGCCTGACGGAGCGCGGCGACAAGGGCATGGGAGATCTCTTTAAGGTTTTGGCCGTTACCCATAAGGATCTCGAAGCCGTTCCCGGACTGCCGCCCCGCCCCCTCGCCCCCTAG
- a CDS encoding YbjN domain-containing protein codes for MSQHHIEIDRVEHPLDVVERLASLQHWIFDRAEADEMSVSVAGRWADYDIAFTWIEDVEALHVACAFDLKVPERRRQDVLQLISFINEQLWVGHFDLWSSENVVMFRHSLLLAGGADPTQGQCETMLRVAVEACERYFQAFQFVIWAGKSAREALDSVLFETEGEA; via the coding sequence ATGTCTCAGCATCACATCGAAATCGATCGCGTTGAACATCCTCTCGACGTTGTTGAGCGGTTGGCTTCTTTGCAGCATTGGATTTTCGATCGCGCGGAAGCTGACGAAATGTCGGTCTCCGTTGCCGGGCGCTGGGCCGACTACGATATCGCCTTCACGTGGATCGAAGACGTGGAGGCGCTTCACGTGGCCTGTGCCTTCGACCTGAAGGTTCCCGAGCGGCGGCGCCAGGATGTGCTCCAGCTCATCTCCTTCATCAACGAACAGCTCTGGGTCGGTCATTTCGACCTGTGGAGCTCGGAAAACGTTGTGATGTTCCGCCATTCCCTGCTCCTGGCGGGCGGCGCGGATCCGACGCAGGGCCAGTGCGAGACGATGCTGCGCGTCGCCGTCGAGGCCTGCGAACGCTACTTCCAGGCGTTCCAGTTCGTGATCTGGGCCGGGAAGTCGGCGCGCGAGGCGCTCGACAGCGTCTTGTTCGAGACCGAGGGCGAGGCTTAA
- a CDS encoding ribonuclease T codes for MIARRHLALAGACLLWSLPCAAQVPREVRGAPMGQFDFYVLALSWSPGYCEISGRKSRQCDAGSGLGFVVHGLWPQWEHGYPSFCEPGGRFVPSAAIREVSGLFPDDNLARYQWRKHGSCSGESPSGYFKAVRRARDLVRIPDSFKALHDSSQVLPSEIERAFISVNPGLRPDMIAVSCERRTFQEVRICLDKDLRGFRQCPEVDRDGCRAGEIAVPALR; via the coding sequence TTGATTGCCAGACGGCATCTCGCCCTCGCGGGCGCGTGCCTTCTGTGGTCTCTCCCTTGCGCCGCGCAGGTGCCGCGCGAGGTGAGGGGAGCCCCCATGGGGCAGTTCGATTTCTACGTTCTCGCCCTGTCCTGGTCGCCCGGCTATTGCGAGATCAGCGGCCGGAAGAGCCGGCAATGCGATGCCGGAAGTGGCCTTGGCTTCGTCGTGCACGGGCTCTGGCCTCAGTGGGAGCACGGGTATCCCAGTTTCTGCGAGCCGGGCGGACGCTTCGTGCCCAGCGCCGCCATCAGAGAAGTTTCAGGGCTCTTCCCCGACGATAACCTCGCGCGCTACCAGTGGCGCAAGCACGGAAGCTGCTCGGGAGAAAGCCCGAGCGGCTATTTCAAGGCCGTCCGGCGCGCGCGCGATCTCGTGCGCATTCCCGACAGCTTCAAGGCGCTGCACGACAGTTCGCAGGTTCTTCCGAGCGAAATCGAGCGCGCCTTCATCAGCGTGAATCCCGGCCTTCGTCCCGACATGATTGCGGTTTCATGCGAGCGACGCACCTTTCAGGAGGTCCGGATCTGCCTCGACAAGGATCTTCGCGGGTTCCGCCAATGCCCCGAGGTGGACCGGGACGGGTGCCGCGCCGGCGAAATCGCGGTTCCGGCGCTCCGCTGA
- a CDS encoding glutathione S-transferase family protein, which produces MLVLRSSAASPFGRKVKIAAHVLGLMDRLQIVDADTMNPEDNIRQQNPLGKIPALVLENGETLYDSRVIVEYLDVLAGGERLFPAGEARFTALRDQALADGIMDAALLQVYEGRFRPEDKHEPKWVGHQAGKVERGLAHAETHLSAPAGDLHVGHIALACALGYLDLRFAGRWRETHPKLVAWLADFEARVPAYARTRVTA; this is translated from the coding sequence ATGCTCGTTCTTCGCTCCTCCGCCGCATCGCCTTTCGGCCGCAAGGTCAAGATCGCCGCTCATGTTCTCGGTCTCATGGACCGTCTCCAGATCGTCGATGCGGATACCATGAACCCCGAGGACAACATCCGGCAGCAGAATCCATTGGGGAAGATCCCGGCCCTGGTGCTGGAGAACGGCGAGACGCTCTACGATTCGCGCGTGATCGTGGAATATCTCGATGTCCTGGCCGGCGGCGAGCGCCTGTTTCCGGCAGGCGAGGCCCGTTTCACGGCCCTGCGCGATCAGGCGCTCGCGGACGGCATCATGGATGCCGCGCTGCTGCAGGTCTATGAGGGCCGCTTCCGCCCGGAAGATAAGCACGAGCCCAAATGGGTCGGGCATCAGGCCGGCAAGGTGGAGCGCGGGCTCGCTCACGCGGAGACCCATCTCTCGGCGCCCGCAGGCGACCTGCATGTCGGCCATATCGCCCTGGCCTGCGCGCTCGGCTATCTCGATCTCCGGTTCGCGGGCCGCTGGCGCGAGACGCATCCGAAGCTCGTGGCATGGCTTGCCGACTTCGAGGCGCGGGTTCCCGCATACGCCAGGACCCGGGTGACGGCATAA